In one Shewanella loihica PV-4 genomic region, the following are encoded:
- a CDS encoding 2OG-Fe(II) oxygenase: protein MDFIEVYPNAIPDELCDRLIETVNTHPGVIDGITGHGVDLEKKISRDITMDNFQELLPLRNELLNYTLKHSAQYFEKYALGLMGAVAVTLADEQGKPQTLTPDNFDTLGRHRVQPLVQYLYRSGTINIQHYQQGKGGYPHWHSEQFPQMGHNEALHRVVLYMFYLNDVEEGGETEFFYQQRKIKPKKGTMVIAPAGFTHSHRGNMPISGDKYIATSWVMFNRAEKLYAPVG from the coding sequence ATGGATTTCATCGAAGTCTACCCCAATGCCATTCCAGATGAACTGTGCGATCGTCTCATCGAGACCGTCAACACACATCCTGGTGTCATTGATGGTATTACGGGTCATGGTGTTGACCTGGAAAAGAAAATTAGCCGTGACATAACCATGGATAACTTTCAGGAGTTACTGCCACTGAGAAACGAACTCCTTAATTATACGCTAAAACACAGCGCGCAATATTTTGAAAAATATGCCCTGGGGTTGATGGGAGCTGTGGCGGTCACTCTGGCGGACGAACAGGGTAAGCCACAGACACTGACCCCAGACAACTTCGATACCCTGGGAAGGCACAGGGTACAGCCTTTGGTGCAGTACCTGTATCGCAGCGGCACCATTAATATTCAACACTACCAGCAGGGCAAAGGGGGCTATCCCCACTGGCACTCGGAGCAGTTTCCGCAGATGGGACACAACGAGGCGCTGCACAGGGTCGTGCTCTATATGTTTTATCTGAACGATGTGGAAGAGGGGGGGGAAACCGAGTTCTTCTATCAGCAGCGTAAGATCAAGCCGAAGAAGGGCACCATGGTAATTGCGCCTGCAGGCTTCACTCACAGTCACAGGGGCAATATGCCCATTAGTGGCGACAAGTATATCGCCACCTCCTGGGTGATGTTTAACCGCGCCGAGAAGCTATACGCCCCTGTGGGTTAA
- a CDS encoding HD-GYP domain-containing protein, with product MSRSCKVNTNQLQVGNFVRLPVSWKDHPFLFNSFRLKQEAQIELIKKLGIEYVFVDLDKSSAPPLGKEDAYDAPSFRDDGDLTKLSQQMNQNKQERIEHLKKLKRDLKKTEQEFDRSVAMMRNLIAKLRNRPLNAISDAKELINSITEELLNSDNLVLHLMSDAKDSDGIYYHSLNVAVLSMMIAKELDWPREDIEAVGMGALFHDTGKLKIPPQLLRKKTPLTQPELNFIRQHPAMGIELLKLANNFPEDAAPIVRDHHEFLDGSGYPRGLKAEQISLPTQLVAAVNLYDQLCHPEGQVKARTPYAALGYLYKNYKERLNQEAIGKLIKMLGVYPPGSVVELSSGQYAMVMAVNLEKILFPRILVYDALVPKEQAPIVDLESEGLTIVRCIAPSALPEKIFKYLSPRERVSYFFGGDKKA from the coding sequence ATGAGCAGAAGCTGTAAGGTAAACACAAACCAACTACAAGTGGGCAATTTTGTTAGATTACCTGTCTCCTGGAAAGACCATCCCTTTCTATTTAATTCCTTTAGACTCAAGCAGGAAGCTCAGATCGAACTGATTAAAAAACTCGGTATCGAGTATGTGTTTGTCGACCTGGATAAGAGCTCCGCGCCGCCGCTGGGCAAAGAAGATGCCTACGATGCCCCAAGCTTTAGAGATGACGGCGACCTGACCAAGCTCAGTCAGCAGATGAATCAAAACAAGCAGGAGCGCATCGAGCACCTCAAGAAACTCAAGCGCGATCTCAAGAAAACCGAGCAGGAATTTGACCGCTCCGTCGCCATGATGCGCAACCTGATCGCCAAGCTGAGAAATCGCCCGCTTAACGCCATTTCCGATGCCAAGGAGCTGATCAACAGCATCACCGAAGAGCTGCTCAACTCTGACAACCTGGTACTGCACCTGATGAGCGACGCCAAAGACAGCGATGGGATCTACTATCACTCCCTCAACGTGGCGGTGCTCTCTATGATGATCGCCAAGGAGCTGGACTGGCCGAGAGAGGATATCGAGGCGGTCGGCATGGGCGCCCTGTTTCACGATACGGGCAAGCTCAAGATCCCGCCTCAGCTACTTCGTAAAAAGACCCCGCTCACCCAGCCCGAGCTGAACTTCATCCGGCAGCACCCCGCCATGGGGATAGAACTATTGAAACTGGCCAATAACTTCCCCGAAGATGCGGCGCCAATCGTCAGAGACCATCATGAATTTCTCGATGGCAGCGGCTATCCCAGAGGCTTGAAGGCGGAACAGATCAGCCTGCCGACCCAGCTGGTCGCCGCAGTGAACCTCTACGATCAGCTCTGCCACCCAGAGGGGCAGGTTAAGGCGCGAACCCCTTATGCGGCGCTGGGCTACCTGTATAAGAACTACAAGGAGCGGCTAAATCAGGAGGCAATAGGTAAGCTCATCAAGATGCTCGGCGTCTATCCGCCTGGCAGTGTGGTGGAACTTTCCAGCGGACAATATGCCATGGTGATGGCGGTGAATCTCGAGAAGATCCTCTTCCCAAGGATCTTGGTATACGATGCACTCGTGCCGAAAGAGCAGGCGCCTATCGTGGATCTGGAGAGCGAAGGCCTAACTATCGTCAGGTGTATCGCCCCCTCGGCCCTGCCGGAAAAGATCTTCAAATACCTGAGTCCCAGAGAGCGGGTCAGCTATTTCTTCGGTGGCGATAAGAAGGCGTAA